The following proteins come from a genomic window of Lolium rigidum isolate FL_2022 chromosome 5, APGP_CSIRO_Lrig_0.1, whole genome shotgun sequence:
- the LOC124657772 gene encoding protein TRACHEARY ELEMENT DIFFERENTIATION-RELATED 7A-like, producing MSACPYFSFSCDNNHWNCCGEAKDPDQHGDDNFSKKQPAPQHPPPPMQPPPHVVAAPPPTTQASAYAPPSDLVPPHELSPAPKTPMKTPHAPVPPCCNKTPTPAAVPSKKFEPPAWPARSDANGGVPDMSAMRPPVPHRIYEAPAPGVAPPQLATSTPTRACASHYPLAHHPQHDDTDSRVESHSQAHLQEYYY from the coding sequence ATGTCTGCATGCCCATATTTTAGCTTCTCCTGCGACAACAACCACTGGAACTGCTGCGGCGAGGCCAAAGACCCTGACCAGCACGGTGATGATAATTTTTCAAAGAAGCAGCCGGCGCCACAACATCCACCGCCGCCGATGCAGCCACCACCGCACGTGGTAGCGGCGCCGCCGCCTACTACACAGGCGTCAGCTTATGCACCACCGTCGGATTTGGTGCCTCCTCATGAGCTGTCGCCGGCGCCTAAGACGCCCATGAAGACTCCTCATGCGCCGGTGCCACCATGTTGTAACAAGACGCCAACTCCTGCCGCCGTGCCATCCAAGAAATTTGAGCCGCCGGCATGGCCTGCCCGCAGCGACGCCAACGGCGGGGTGCCGGACATGTCGGCGATGCGTCCTCCTGTGCCACACAGGATCTACGAGGCCCCGGCGCCGGGCGTGGCGCCACCACAGCTAGCGACATCAACACCTACTCGTGCTTGTGCGTCACACTATCCACTGGCGCATCACCCTCAGCACGACGATACCGATTCCCGTGTGGAATCTCATTCGCAAGCACATCTGCAGGAATACTACTATTAG